From the genome of Streptococcus oralis:
CTGAGATACTCTCAATATTGACTTGACGACGAGAAAGGACACCTGTAAAACGATTCAAGACTCCTGAACGGTTTTGCAATCTAGCTGTTAACATTCTACGCATGGAACTTCACCCCCAACATCTCATGATTGCTCTTACCAGCTGGTACCATCGGTAAGACCTGTTCCTTACGAGAAATGTCCACCTCGATAAACATGGGCACATCCTCTAGAATGACTTCTAGATCCTTCTCTATCGTCTCTGGATTATCAAATTTATAGTTTTTGATGCCGTAAGCCTGTGCCATCAGCTGGAAGTCAGGAAGTGTATCAAAGACTGACTCTGACGTTCTACCTTCATAGAAGGATTCCTGCCACTGGCGAACCATTCCTAGTGAGTGGTTATTCAACATGACAACCTTAATCGGAACTTTGTAGATATTTAGGATAGCTAGCTCTTGGTTGGTCATTTGGAAGCCACCATCACCGACAAAAAGGATAACCTCTTTTTCTGGATTGGCAATTTTGGCACCAATAGCTGCAGGAACTCCGAAGCCCATGGTACCCAAGCCACCTGAAGTTACCAATTGACGTTCATTCTGATATGGGTAATACTGAGCTGTCCACATTTGGTGTTGCCCTACGTCAGTTACAACAATGGCATCTCCATTCGTCAACTCACCGATGCGTTCAATAACAGCCTGAGGTTGAACCACACGTTCTTTCTTGTCATAAGAACGAACGCGGTTCTTGTCTTTAGTGACTTTTTCAATCCACTTTTCAGTATTGTTATGAACAGTTGGCTCTGCCAACAACATCTGCAAGGCTTTCTTAGCATCCCCCACTACAGGAATATCTGCACTGATAATCTTGCCAATCTCAGCTGGATCAATATCGATATGAGCAACCTTAGCATTTTTAGCAAAGGTCTTAGGATTCCCCGTCAAGCGGTCATCGAAACGACAACCAATACTAATCATAAAGTCTGCTTCAGTCATTGCAATGTTGGCTGCGAAAGAGCCGTGCATTCCTCCCATTCCTAGGAAAAGCGGATGGCTTGTTGCAATGGTACCTTGCCCCAAAAGACTAGTGACTACTGGAATTTGGTAACGTTCAGCAAATTCATTGAGCTCCTTAGAAGCTTCTGCATAGCTGATACCACCACCTGCTAACAAAACCGGTTTCTTGGCTTTTGACAATTGCTTCAAGATTTTCTTGATTTGCATGTCATTTGGATCAAGCGTCGGTTGGTAACTTGGTAAATTCACCTCTGGTGAATAGATGAAATCTGTCTCTAGAGCTGATACATCCTTTGGCAAGTCAATCACAACTGGACCTGGACGACCTGTCGTTGCGATATGCACGGCTTCCGTTATGATACGGGGAATATCTGCTGTCTCACGGACTTGGTAATTGTACTTGGTAATGGGCATGGTAATACCTACGATATCTGCCTCCTGAAAGGCATCCTTCCCAATTCCAGCTCGCGCAACCTGACCTGTAAAAACCAAAAGGGGAACGCTATCGCTCATGGCATCTGCAATCCCTGTAATGGCATTTGTTGCTCCCGGCCCACTCGTGACGACGGCAACGCCCAACTTTCCAGTTGATTTGGCATATCCTTCAGCTTCGTGCAAACAACCTTGCTCATGGCGTCCCAAGATGTGGCGAATGCCTTTAAAATTGTATATCGCATCATACAAAGGTAAGACCGCACCACCAGGATAACCAAAAATGGTATCAATCCCTAAGTCCCGAAGTGTTTCCAAAACTAGGTCCGACCCCGTCTTAGGAGATTCTAAACTGATTTTCTCCATTATTCCCCTTTCTCTTCTCTTAAAAAAATAGCTTGTTACTATCATACCATTTTTTCAAAAATTTTCAAGGCAAAAGAGTCAATTTTCTGAATTTTCTATCTAAAAGTGTATTTATGAATCTTTTCCTCATTTTTATTAAGTTTTCTACGGAATTAGGAAGCTTTATTTACTTTAATTTATCAAATTAGAATATTTTCTTTCTGGGTAAAATTAGTAACTCTATCACTTAGCGACCAAATTCGTATACTATATTCATCAAAAATGAATAGTTAAAGACAAAAAAGGAAGCCACTAAGTGACTTCCTTCTAGAGTGAGGACTGATTAGTCTTCACCTTTGTTTTTCTTGATGATTTCTTCTTGTACTGACTTAGGTACATCTTCGTAGTGGTCAAATACCATCATGAATGTACCACGTCCTTGAGATGCTGAACGAAGAACTGTTGCATAACCGAACATTTCAGCAAGTGGAACGTAAGCACGAACGATTTGGCTGTTACCGTGTGCTTCCATACCATCTACACGTCCACGACGAGCAGTCACGTGACCCATAACATCACCAAGGTTTTCTTCTGGAACAGTGATGGTTACAAGCATCATTGGTTCAAGGATAGCTGGTTGTGCTGATTTAGCAGCTTCTTTAAGGGCAAGTGAAGCCGCGATCTTGAAGGCAGTTTCAGATGAGTCGACATCGTGGTATGAACCATCGTAAAGTTTAGCTTTAACGTCAACCATTGGGTAACCTGCAAGAACACCGTTAGCCATAGATTCTACCAAACCTTTTTCAACCGCTGGGATAAATTCACGAGGAACCACACCACCGACGATTGCGTTTTCGAATTCGAATCCTTTACCTTCTTCGTTTGGAGTAAATTCAATCCATACATCACCGAATTGACCTTTACCACCAGACTGACGTTTGAAGAATCCACGTGCTTGAGTAGAAGCACGGAATGTTTCACGGTAAGATACTTGAGGAGCACCTACGTTCGCTTCAACTTTAAACTCACGACGCATACGGTCAACAAGGACATCAAGGTGAAGTTCACCCATACCAGAGATAACTGTTTCACCAGTTTCAACGTTAGTTTCAACGCGGAAAGTTGGATCTTCTTCAGCCAATTTTTGAAGGGCGATACCCATCTTATCTTGGTCAGCTTTAGATTTTGGCTCAACCATCAATTGGATAACTGGTTCTGGAACGTTGATTGACTCAAGGATGATTTTAGCTTTTTCATCTGTCAATGAGTCACCAGTTGTAGTATCTTTCAAACCAACGGCAGCAGCGATATCACCTGAGTAAACAGTGTCGATTTCTTGACGGCTGTTAGCGTGCATTTGAAGGATACGTCCGATACGTTCACGTTTACCTTTAGAAGTGTTCAATACGTATGAACCTGATTGAAGAACACCTGAGTATACACGGAAGAATGTCAAACGACCTACGAATGGGTCAGTCATGATCTTGAAGGCAAGAGCTGCGAATGGCTCATCATCAGATGCTGGACGAGTTTCTTCTTCGTCTGTATCTGGGTTGATACCTTTGATTGCTGGGATATCAAGTGGGCTTGGAAGGTAGTCGATAACCGCATCAAGCATCAATTGAACACCCTTGTTCTTGAAGGCAGAACCACACAATACTGGGAAGAATTCAACGTTGATAGTTGCTTTACGGATAGCAGCTTTCAATTCTTCGTTAGTGATTTCTTCACCTTCAAGGTATTTCATCATCAAGTCTTCATCAGTTTCAGCAACTGCTTCAACCAATTTTTCACGGTATTCTTGTGCTTGCTCAAGGTATTCAGCTGGAATATCTTCTTCAAGGATATCTGTACCAAGATCGTTAGTATAGATTTCAGCTTTCATCTTGATCAAGTCGATGATACCGCGGAAGTCATCTTCAGCACCGATTGGCAATTGGATTGGGTGTGCGTTTGCTTGAAGACGGTCGTGAAGTGTGCTTACAGAGTAAAGGAAGTCAGCACCGATTTTGTCCATTTTGTTGGCAAATACGATACGTGGAACTCCGTATTCAGTTGCTTGACGCCAAACTGTTTCAGTTTGAGGCTCAACACCTGATTGTGAGTCAAGAACAGTAACCGCACCATCCAATACACGAAGAGAACGTTGTACTTCGATTGTGAAGTCCACGTGTCCTGGTGTGTCGATGATGTTTACACGGTGGTTATTCCATTGAGCTGTTGTCGCAGCAGAAGTGATAGTGATACCACGTTCTTGCTCTTGCTCCATCCAGTCCATTTGTGACGCACCTTCGTGAGTTTCACCGATTTTGTGGATTTTACCAGTGTAGTAAAGAATACGCTCAGTAGTTGTTGTTTTACCGGCATCGACGTGAGCCATGATACCGATATTACGAGTTTTTTCAAGTGAAAATTCGCGTGCCATGAGGTTTGTTTCTCCTATTTATTTTAATTTCTATTCTATTATAACACGATTTTAATAAAAACGGATAGGCAGGACCTACCCGTTCTCAATGTTTATCTTGTTTTTGTTGGTTTCAACTTGTAGACAAGTTGAATTGAACTCGGGCTAAAAGCTTGGAAAATAGATAAGCTTTCCTAGAATCTTTGATTCTGCGTCAAGCTTCCTAATTTTCAGTCGCTTTTTTAACGCCCTTAGTATCTTAACCTTACCAACGGAAGTGTG
Proteins encoded in this window:
- the fusA gene encoding elongation factor G, yielding MAREFSLEKTRNIGIMAHVDAGKTTTTERILYYTGKIHKIGETHEGASQMDWMEQEQERGITITSAATTAQWNNHRVNIIDTPGHVDFTIEVQRSLRVLDGAVTVLDSQSGVEPQTETVWRQATEYGVPRIVFANKMDKIGADFLYSVSTLHDRLQANAHPIQLPIGAEDDFRGIIDLIKMKAEIYTNDLGTDILEEDIPAEYLEQAQEYREKLVEAVAETDEDLMMKYLEGEEITNEELKAAIRKATINVEFFPVLCGSAFKNKGVQLMLDAVIDYLPSPLDIPAIKGINPDTDEEETRPASDDEPFAALAFKIMTDPFVGRLTFFRVYSGVLQSGSYVLNTSKGKRERIGRILQMHANSRQEIDTVYSGDIAAAVGLKDTTTGDSLTDEKAKIILESINVPEPVIQLMVEPKSKADQDKMGIALQKLAEEDPTFRVETNVETGETVISGMGELHLDVLVDRMRREFKVEANVGAPQVSYRETFRASTQARGFFKRQSGGKGQFGDVWIEFTPNEEGKGFEFENAIVGGVVPREFIPAVEKGLVESMANGVLAGYPMVDVKAKLYDGSYHDVDSSETAFKIAASLALKEAAKSAQPAILEPMMLVTITVPEENLGDVMGHVTARRGRVDGMEAHGNSQIVRAYVPLAEMFGYATVLRSASQGRGTFMMVFDHYEDVPKSVQEEIIKKNKGED
- a CDS encoding acetolactate synthase large subunit, which encodes MEKISLESPKTGSDLVLETLRDLGIDTIFGYPGGAVLPLYDAIYNFKGIRHILGRHEQGCLHEAEGYAKSTGKLGVAVVTSGPGATNAITGIADAMSDSVPLLVFTGQVARAGIGKDAFQEADIVGITMPITKYNYQVRETADIPRIITEAVHIATTGRPGPVVIDLPKDVSALETDFIYSPEVNLPSYQPTLDPNDMQIKKILKQLSKAKKPVLLAGGGISYAEASKELNEFAERYQIPVVTSLLGQGTIATSHPLFLGMGGMHGSFAANIAMTEADFMISIGCRFDDRLTGNPKTFAKNAKVAHIDIDPAEIGKIISADIPVVGDAKKALQMLLAEPTVHNNTEKWIEKVTKDKNRVRSYDKKERVVQPQAVIERIGELTNGDAIVVTDVGQHQMWTAQYYPYQNERQLVTSGGLGTMGFGVPAAIGAKIANPEKEVILFVGDGGFQMTNQELAILNIYKVPIKVVMLNNHSLGMVRQWQESFYEGRTSESVFDTLPDFQLMAQAYGIKNYKFDNPETIEKDLEVILEDVPMFIEVDISRKEQVLPMVPAGKSNHEMLGVKFHA